A region of Piscinibacter gummiphilus DNA encodes the following proteins:
- a CDS encoding ABC transporter ATP-binding protein, translated as MPDALISLSSVDKRFASGTVALQSASLEVRAGEFVSLLGPSGCGKSTVLRLVAGLDQPTAGRVDTPAWRDPGQARTGFVFQDATLLPWADVFDNVWLPLRLAGVSRAEAAPRIGALLASMGLADFAHAMPSELSGGMKMRVAIARARVTQPEALLMDEPFAALDEITRQRLNAELLEAWQAEPMAVMFVTHSVVEAVYLSQRVLVMGARPGRIVDVVEIDEPHPRPPGFRTSPRFAELCRRLSDALEAATAA; from the coding sequence ATGCCCGATGCCCTGATCTCGCTGTCCTCCGTCGACAAACGTTTCGCCTCCGGCACCGTGGCACTGCAGTCGGCCTCGCTCGAGGTCCGGGCCGGCGAGTTCGTCTCGCTGCTGGGGCCGTCCGGCTGCGGCAAGAGCACGGTGCTGCGGCTCGTCGCGGGGCTCGACCAGCCCACCGCCGGCCGCGTCGACACCCCCGCCTGGCGCGACCCCGGCCAGGCCCGCACCGGTTTCGTCTTCCAGGACGCCACGCTGCTGCCCTGGGCCGACGTGTTCGACAACGTGTGGCTGCCGCTGCGGCTGGCCGGCGTGTCCCGCGCCGAGGCCGCGCCGCGCATCGGCGCGCTGCTCGCCTCGATGGGGCTGGCCGACTTCGCTCATGCGATGCCGTCGGAACTGTCGGGGGGCATGAAGATGCGCGTCGCCATCGCGCGCGCCCGCGTGACGCAGCCCGAGGCGCTGCTGATGGACGAGCCGTTCGCCGCCCTCGACGAGATCACCCGCCAGCGCCTGAACGCCGAGCTGCTCGAGGCCTGGCAGGCCGAGCCGATGGCCGTGATGTTCGTGACCCACAGCGTGGTGGAGGCGGTGTACCTGAGCCAGCGGGTGCTGGTGATGGGTGCGCGGCCGGGGCGCATCGTCGACGTGGTCGAGATCGACGAGCCGCATCCGCGCCCCCCCGGGTTCCGCACCTCGCCCCGGTTCGCCGAACTGTGCCGGCGGCTGTCGGACGCGCTCGAAGCGGCGACGGCGGCATGA
- a CDS encoding ABC transporter permease, producing MKRLTDALLPAGVMVALLLAWEVLVRVAEIPHYTLPAPSLVLQTLWANAASLAGSWWFTLKITFGALALAVAGGVLVASVFALSRPLERAFLPVAVMLQVTPVVAVAPLILIYVESTTAALLLCTWITAFFPILSNTVLGLRAAEPGHRDLFRLYRATPWQRLRLLLVPTALPYFAAGLKISGGLSLIGAVTAEMVAGAAGRETGLASRILEASFRTETPKMFAALVLLVLTGVAIFWLFDRLSHALLGRWHPTGSPN from the coding sequence ATGAAGCGGCTCACCGACGCGCTGCTCCCCGCAGGGGTGATGGTGGCCCTGCTCCTGGCCTGGGAGGTGCTCGTACGGGTCGCGGAGATCCCGCACTACACGCTGCCCGCGCCGTCGCTCGTGCTCCAGACCCTGTGGGCGAACGCCGCCTCGCTCGCCGGCAGCTGGTGGTTCACGCTCAAGATCACGTTCGGCGCGCTGGCCCTGGCCGTGGCCGGCGGGGTGCTGGTGGCGAGCGTGTTCGCGCTGTCGCGGCCGCTCGAACGCGCGTTCCTGCCCGTGGCGGTGATGCTGCAGGTGACGCCCGTGGTGGCCGTGGCGCCGCTGATCCTGATCTACGTCGAGAGCACCACGGCCGCGCTGCTGCTGTGCACGTGGATCACCGCGTTCTTTCCGATCCTGTCGAACACCGTGCTGGGCCTGCGTGCGGCCGAACCGGGCCACCGCGACCTGTTCCGGCTGTACCGCGCGACGCCCTGGCAGCGGCTGCGCCTGCTGCTCGTGCCGACGGCCTTGCCCTACTTCGCGGCCGGGCTGAAAATCTCCGGCGGCCTGAGCCTGATCGGGGCCGTGACGGCCGAGATGGTGGCCGGCGCGGCAGGCCGTGAAACCGGGCTCGCCTCACGCATCCTCGAGGCGAGCTTCCGCACCGAAACGCCGAAGATGTTCGCCGCGCTCGTGCTGCTCGTGCTGACCGGGGTCGCGATCTTCTGGCTGTTCGACCGCCTGTCCCACGCGCTGCTCGGCCGCTGGCACCCCACGGGGTCGCCGAACTGA